The following coding sequences are from one Primulina eburnea isolate SZY01 chromosome 15, ASM2296580v1, whole genome shotgun sequence window:
- the LOC140814823 gene encoding transcription factor bHLH63-like isoform X1, translating to MFSGNAEMSVLERQRARLSWQQENLIQHHPFTYFNENEHFDGAFLMGNGDQGFGELLMGRPMKPDPGFEDGWNGLNYGNGSEFEMSCALPRTASCPPAVAASGGKGKEAALSSATGKESFKKRKADKNHSTEVAAEEKSQDKKTKGSTEEDTKITEQNSNSKSTITTVNDNNTKGTCDENLKENSKPSEAPKPDYIHVRARRGQATDSHSLAERVRREKISERMKYLQDLVPGCNKITGKAGMLDEIINYVQSLQRQVEFLSMKLAVMNPRLDFETDNYLAKEMFQVCASSIPAIGSSSESVNPTHLQFNGLGQGVSSCGLEMGANPPDATLRRTISAPVSIPDTLFDSSCLNQIQPLTWAAELQNLYGMEYQQGRSTSFVSQPFSGFIDASHVKQEM from the exons ATGTTTTCTGGGAATGCAGAAATGAGTGTGCTCGAGCGGCAACGGGCACGTCTCAGTTGGCAGCAAGAGAACTTGATCCAACACCATCCCTTTACTTATTTCAACGAGAACGAGCATTTTGATGGTGCTTTCTTGATGGGAAATGGCGATCAAGGTTTTGGTGAGCTGCTGATGGGCAGACCGATGAAGCCCGACCCGGGTTTCGAAGACGGGTGGAATGGTTTGAATTATGGGAATGGGTCCGAGTTTGAAATGAGTTGCGCTCTTCCAAGGACTGCTAGCTGCCCGCCGGCGGTGGCGGCTAGTGGTGGCAAAGGAAAGGAGGCTGCTTTGAGCTCTGCCACCGGAAAAGAGAGCTTCAAGAAGAGAAAGGCTGATAAAAATCATAGTACTGAG GTAGCGGCGGAAGAAAAATCCCAGGACAAAAAGACGAAGGGGAGTACAGAAGAGGACACGAAGATCACAGAACAAAACAGCAACAGCAAGAGCACCATCACTACTGTCAACGACAATAACACCAAAGGAACTTGTGACGAAAATTTAAAGGAAAATTCGAAGCCCTCCGAGGCTCCAAAGCCAGATTATATACATGTTCGAGCTCGACGTGGGCAAGCCACGGACAGCCACAGCTTGGCGGAAAGG GTTCGGAGGGAAAAAATCAGTGAAAGAATGAAGTACCTACAAGATTTAGTTCCGGGATGCAACAAGATCACTGGGAAAGCCGGGATGCTGGACGAGATAATCAACTATGTCCAATCCCTTCAGAGACAAGTAGAG TTCTTATCCATGAAACTGGCGGTGATGAATCCAAGATTGGATTTTGAAACTGACAACTATTTAGCTAAAGAG ATGTTTCAGGTTTGTGCATCTAGCATTCCGGCAATTGGGTCATCGTCGGAATCTGTCAATCCTACTCATCTTCAGTTCAATGGATTAGGACAAGGAGTTTCAAGTTGTGGCCTAGAAATGGGAGCAAATCCTCCGGATGCCACACTTCGGAGAACGATCAGTGCTCCTGTATCAATTCCAGATACCCTTTTCGACTCATCCTGTTTGAAT CAAATTCAGCCGTTAACTTGGGCTGCCGAGTTACAAAATCTATACGGTATGGAATACCAACAAGGAAGATCAACATCATTTGTTTCTCAGCCGTTTTCAG GTTTCATCGATGCCAGCCATGTGAAACAGGAGATGTGA
- the LOC140814537 gene encoding protein RADIALIS-like 4: MTSRSLSSWTPLENKLFEKALARFHKDTPDRWQNVARAVGGGKSTEEVKRHFEILIEDLHRIESGRIPIPNYRNY, from the coding sequence ATGACTTCAAGGTCATTGAGTTCATGGACACCCCTAGAGAACAAGCTCTTCGAGAAGGCATTGGCTCGATTCCACAAGGACACCCCCGACCGGTGGCAGAATGTGGCTCGGGCAGTTGGTGGCGGGAAATCGACGGAGGAAGTGAAGAGGCATTTCGAGATTCTGATCGAGGATCTCCACCGGATCGAATCCGGCCGTATTCCAATTCCTAATTACAGAAACTACTAG
- the LOC140814461 gene encoding transcription factor RADIALIS-like, producing MASTSMTRSWTAKENKAFEKALAVFDKDTSDRWDNVAKSIGGRTPEEVKRHYEVLLEDINYIESGRVPFPNYRTTGPANMRSDQEQRMRSLNFR from the exons ATGGCGTCGACCTCGATGACTCGCTCCTGGACAGCCAAGGAAAACAAGGCCTTCGAGAAGGCATTGGCGGTGTTCGACAAGGACACATCGGACCGTTGGGACAATGTGGCGAAGAGCATCGGAGGTCGTACGCCGGAAGAAGTCAAGAGGCACTACGAAGTCCTTTTGGAGGATATCAACTACATTGAGAGTGGTAGAGTGCCATTCCCTAACTACAGGACCACTGGACCTGCTAACATGAGATCAGATCAGGAGCAAag GATGAGGAGTCTGAATTTCCGGTGA
- the LOC140814823 gene encoding transcription factor bHLH63-like isoform X2: MFSGNAEMSVLERQRARLSWQQENLIQHHPFTYFNENEHFDGAFLMGNGDQGFGELLMGRPMKPDPGFEDGWNGLNYGNGSEFEMSCALPRTASCPPAVAASGGKGKEAALSSATGKESFKKRKADKNHSTEVAAEEKSQDKKTKGSTEEDTKITEQNSNSKSTITTVNDNNTKGTCDENLKENSKPSEAPKPDYIHVRARRGQATDSHSLAERVRREKISERMKYLQDLVPGCNKITGKAGMLDEIINYVQSLQRQVEFLSMKLAVMNPRLDFETDNYLAKEVCASSIPAIGSSSESVNPTHLQFNGLGQGVSSCGLEMGANPPDATLRRTISAPVSIPDTLFDSSCLNQIQPLTWAAELQNLYGMEYQQGRSTSFVSQPFSGFIDASHVKQEM, translated from the exons ATGTTTTCTGGGAATGCAGAAATGAGTGTGCTCGAGCGGCAACGGGCACGTCTCAGTTGGCAGCAAGAGAACTTGATCCAACACCATCCCTTTACTTATTTCAACGAGAACGAGCATTTTGATGGTGCTTTCTTGATGGGAAATGGCGATCAAGGTTTTGGTGAGCTGCTGATGGGCAGACCGATGAAGCCCGACCCGGGTTTCGAAGACGGGTGGAATGGTTTGAATTATGGGAATGGGTCCGAGTTTGAAATGAGTTGCGCTCTTCCAAGGACTGCTAGCTGCCCGCCGGCGGTGGCGGCTAGTGGTGGCAAAGGAAAGGAGGCTGCTTTGAGCTCTGCCACCGGAAAAGAGAGCTTCAAGAAGAGAAAGGCTGATAAAAATCATAGTACTGAG GTAGCGGCGGAAGAAAAATCCCAGGACAAAAAGACGAAGGGGAGTACAGAAGAGGACACGAAGATCACAGAACAAAACAGCAACAGCAAGAGCACCATCACTACTGTCAACGACAATAACACCAAAGGAACTTGTGACGAAAATTTAAAGGAAAATTCGAAGCCCTCCGAGGCTCCAAAGCCAGATTATATACATGTTCGAGCTCGACGTGGGCAAGCCACGGACAGCCACAGCTTGGCGGAAAGG GTTCGGAGGGAAAAAATCAGTGAAAGAATGAAGTACCTACAAGATTTAGTTCCGGGATGCAACAAGATCACTGGGAAAGCCGGGATGCTGGACGAGATAATCAACTATGTCCAATCCCTTCAGAGACAAGTAGAG TTCTTATCCATGAAACTGGCGGTGATGAATCCAAGATTGGATTTTGAAACTGACAACTATTTAGCTAAAGAG GTTTGTGCATCTAGCATTCCGGCAATTGGGTCATCGTCGGAATCTGTCAATCCTACTCATCTTCAGTTCAATGGATTAGGACAAGGAGTTTCAAGTTGTGGCCTAGAAATGGGAGCAAATCCTCCGGATGCCACACTTCGGAGAACGATCAGTGCTCCTGTATCAATTCCAGATACCCTTTTCGACTCATCCTGTTTGAAT CAAATTCAGCCGTTAACTTGGGCTGCCGAGTTACAAAATCTATACGGTATGGAATACCAACAAGGAAGATCAACATCATTTGTTTCTCAGCCGTTTTCAG GTTTCATCGATGCCAGCCATGTGAAACAGGAGATGTGA